The DNA window CCATCAAACAACTCGAAAAGATCCAAAAAATTATACCCGGTGCCTATTATATTAAATTTTATTTAGGATACTGCCACCTGGCCTTGAACAATCCTGAAATCGCATTCGAGCATCTGGCCCGGTCGTTGGACCTGGATCCGACCGCAGAAGACATTCCCAGCATTTATTCCTACATGGGGGTCTGCCTCAAAGATATGGGAGAATACCGCAAAGCGCTATCTGTATTAAAAGAGGCGGAAAGCTACGATACGCAAAGAACGGACATTTATAACCTGATGGGATTCAGCCATTTCAAACTCAAAGAACACGAAAAGGCCATCGCGTGCTTTAAAAAAGTTCTGCAACTGGATCCGAGTTCAGCCATCGATTATGCCAACATCGCCTCAAATTATCGCGAGATGGGCGATAAAAAAAACGCCATTCGATATTACGAAATGGCGCTGGCTCTTGATCCTTCAATCGAATTTGCCAAAGACAACCTGGAGAAGCTTTTTATTGCCACTAAGACACCAAGGCACGAAGAGAATAACAAAGAATCCCCGTCCAGAAGACGTGATTTTCAAAGATGAAATCAATAGATCTTTTGTGCCTTTGTGGCATTTTTTTTAGCCTTCACGGGTTCGGATCTGCACCTCAGGCAGGTCTTTTTTCCAGCAATTCCCTGGCAAGGCTGATATAGTCGGTTGAGCCGTAGCTGCTCTGTCTGAAAAAAATCACCGGTTTGCCGACACCGGCACTTTCCGCAATGGTCGTATTGACCCTGATGACCGTGTCGAAAAGCAGATCCTTGTATCTTTCATCCGTCTTCAGCTTCTCCATGATGCTGTGACTGATCCGGGTTCGAGTGTCGAATAATGTCGCCACAACCCCCGTGACCTTCAAATCAGGGTTGATTTGGGCCTTTATGGAAAAAACCGTGTCAAAAAGCTCGTCCAGAGCTTCATAAGCATACGGATGTGTCTGGCACGGCACCAAAACTTCCCTGGCATAGGCAAGCACGTTGATTGTCAGAAGCGAAAGGCTCGGAGGTGTGTCCAGTAGAATGAAATCATAGGTTGCCGAGATACCTTTAAGGGCTTCTT is part of the Candidatus Desulfatibia profunda genome and encodes:
- a CDS encoding ParA family protein; this translates as MGDKQARIIAVANEKGGVGKTVTVINLGAALHQEGQSVLIVDVDPQFNATRGLGVEVNAEMPTVYDLIKDKPSVKAADVIVQTAWKGLDLIPSHIDLAGAEVELVDVAGRENRLKEALKGISATYDFILLDTPPSLSLLTINVLAYAREVLVPCQTHPYAYEALDELFDTVFSIKAQINPDLKVTGVVATLFDTRTRISHSIMEKLKTDERYKDLLFDTVIRVNTTIAESAGVGKPVIFFRQSSYGSTDYISLARELLEKRPA